The window CATTTCGATGGCGGGTTTGAAGTGGAGGCTTTGGAATTGGAGAAGCGGGAGCCAGGAAAGGACAGTAAACAATTGGTGGCCCGGTTTCCCTTATTGCCGGCGGGCTATCGTAAAGACAATAACCTTGAAATGTATTTACCATGAGCATCATGCAGGAGCAGGTAAGTTTGGCCGGTTTGCAGGCATTGCCCGGCTACCAGTTTGTGGATTACCAGTTGATCCTGGCGCCGCCGGATCATTTGCGGGAGAAAGTGAGGAAGGTGCGTGCCCAGTTGCAGGAACATTTCCAGTTGAAGGGCTATGGGCAACCGCCTATTGGCATACCCCTGGTGCGTTTCAGCCAAAGGCTTTTGTTGGAAGAGAAGATCCGCAAGGCCTTTGAGCGGACCTGCATGGCCATCAGGCCTTTCCCTGTACACCTGAAAGATTACCAGGCCTACCCGAGTCATAGTATCGTGATCCCGGTGCTGCAGCATCATCGTTTAAAGGAGTTGGGAGAAAGCATCAAGCCATTGCAATCACTCCTGAGGGCTGATAAAGAGCATGCGCCTTTCTTTTATGACCAGCCCTTTGTTTCGGTGGCCAGGGGCTTAACACCTTTCCAGTTTGAAGAAGCATGGAAGCAATATGCGCAACGGCATTTTACCGGTCAGTTCATGGCCGATGCCTGTCTATTATTAAAGAAGAGAAAGGGGGAGCGGTATTGGCAGATCGCGCAACGCTTCGAATTCCTGGACCTTCCGGTGGCAGTCAAGCAGGGCGAACTCTTTGCCATGGCGTGAGGGGGTATGAAGGTCAAATAGTTGTTTCACACAAAGACACCCACCACAATGTTGTTGGTAGATGCGCAAGGATACACAAAGACGCAGGCTTGCTTTTGAGGTTTTTTCAAGGCTTCAGCGTTTTGGCTTCTCAAAAGGTTTCTTGTTTTAAGAATAAAGAAATGGCCAAGAAGGATGAGATTAAATTGGCGAAGCCAATGCGTTGCGATCTTAAAATCTTCTCAAAAGCAGTTCGTTCCTAGCCTACCCCTAGTGTATTGTTGTAGGAGCCTTTGCGCCTCCGCGTTTCCTTGCGCCTTTGCGTGAGAAATATCCTAGGCATCTCAATTTAAAATAGTACCAAAACGAATTTTCGATC is drawn from Flavihumibacter rivuli and contains these coding sequences:
- a CDS encoding 2'-5' RNA ligase family protein is translated as MSIMQEQVSLAGLQALPGYQFVDYQLILAPPDHLREKVRKVRAQLQEHFQLKGYGQPPIGIPLVRFSQRLLLEEKIRKAFERTCMAIRPFPVHLKDYQAYPSHSIVIPVLQHHRLKELGESIKPLQSLLRADKEHAPFFYDQPFVSVARGLTPFQFEEAWKQYAQRHFTGQFMADACLLLKKRKGERYWQIAQRFEFLDLPVAVKQGELFAMA